The following are from one region of the Cloacibacterium normanense genome:
- a CDS encoding RsmB/NOP family class I SAM-dependent RNA methyltransferase codes for MQLIHRNLLIGIHDALQETFFEKNKYADKVIERLLKAHKKWGSDDRKVVSEIFYNIIRWKKRLEYYIGEGAKPNNIYRLILAYLLWSETEYKKFEEFQGIKVADIITKLKKGTVPTKAFEHSIPDWLVETLEKELGENWEKEMIALNEQAPTILRANSLKTSTKHLIEELKHENVESFQVPGFENAVQLEEKKNVFLTSAFKDGFFEVQDAGSQKIGEFLDVKPGMRVVDACAGAGGKTLHLAALMENKGQIIAMDIHGWKLAELKRRAKRAGAHNIETREITDNKVIKRLHEKADRLLIDAPCSGLGVLKRNPDSKWKIDQDFIDRIRKEQETILQDYSKIIKKGGKMVYATCSILPSENNEQVENFLKNNPDFKLVKEEKVMPSTGFDGFYMALIERV; via the coding sequence ATGCAATTAATCCACAGAAATCTACTCATCGGTATTCACGATGCACTACAAGAAACTTTTTTCGAAAAAAATAAATACGCAGATAAAGTTATAGAAAGACTTTTGAAAGCTCATAAAAAATGGGGAAGCGATGACAGAAAAGTAGTTTCTGAAATTTTCTACAACATTATCCGTTGGAAAAAACGCCTAGAATATTACATTGGAGAAGGCGCAAAACCCAATAACATTTATAGACTTATACTAGCCTATTTGCTTTGGAGCGAAACAGAATATAAAAAATTCGAAGAATTTCAAGGGATAAAAGTTGCGGATATTATTACCAAATTAAAGAAAGGAACCGTTCCTACTAAAGCTTTTGAACATTCTATCCCAGATTGGTTGGTAGAAACTTTAGAAAAAGAACTTGGTGAAAACTGGGAAAAAGAAATGATTGCGCTAAATGAACAAGCGCCAACTATTTTGCGTGCTAATTCTTTGAAAACCTCAACAAAACACTTAATCGAAGAACTAAAACACGAAAATGTAGAAAGTTTTCAAGTTCCAGGCTTCGAAAATGCAGTGCAGTTGGAAGAAAAGAAAAATGTGTTCCTAACTTCGGCTTTTAAAGATGGCTTTTTTGAAGTACAAGATGCTGGTTCGCAAAAAATTGGAGAATTTCTAGATGTAAAACCAGGAATGCGTGTAGTAGACGCTTGTGCTGGAGCTGGCGGAAAAACCCTTCACCTTGCTGCTTTGATGGAAAACAAAGGTCAAATCATTGCTATGGATATTCACGGTTGGAAATTAGCCGAACTTAAACGTAGAGCAAAAAGAGCGGGAGCTCACAATATAGAAACCAGAGAAATTACAGATAATAAAGTCATCAAAAGACTTCACGAAAAAGCAGACAGACTTTTGATAGACGCACCGTGTTCTGGTTTAGGCGTTTTGAAAAGAAACCCAGATTCTAAATGGAAAATAGACCAGGATTTCATCGATAGAATTAGAAAAGAGCAAGAAACCATTCTTCAAGATTATTCTAAAATCATTAAAAAAGGTGGAAAAATGGTTTACGCCACTTGTTCTATCTTGCCAAGTGAAAACAATGAACAGGTAGAAAATTTCTTGAAAAACAATCCTGATTTCAAATTAGTAAAAGAAGAAAAAGTAATGCCAAGTACAGGTTTTGACGGATTTTACATGGCGCTGATTGAGAGAGTTTAA
- a CDS encoding YceI family protein, producing MKKNLYSVFGVLVLSFLVISCGKDKPVTSEANEVLTETDGVLYKVDTMNSRIEWKGYKVLKSDQTTHFGEIKFESGDVTVKDGKLQSGKFVADITTLENIDLKDDQEMKAKLEGHLKSGDFFEVEKFPTASYEITKVTKNAAGDYNTLLEGNLTIKGITKPVQFKANVTVADGNVSIASEPTDINREDFGLKFELPLENGLLNKEINLQILVKALESK from the coding sequence ATGAAAAAGAATTTATATAGCGTTTTTGGAGTTTTAGTCCTCTCTTTTTTAGTGATTTCTTGTGGTAAAGATAAACCTGTAACCAGCGAAGCCAATGAAGTTTTAACCGAAACTGACGGTGTGCTCTACAAAGTAGACACCATGAACAGTAGAATAGAGTGGAAAGGTTATAAAGTGCTAAAGTCTGATCAAACCACACATTTCGGAGAGATAAAATTTGAAAGTGGAGATGTTACTGTAAAAGATGGTAAACTGCAATCAGGAAAATTCGTGGCAGATATTACCACACTAGAAAATATAGATTTAAAAGATGACCAAGAAATGAAAGCTAAATTAGAAGGTCATCTGAAAAGTGGAGATTTCTTCGAGGTAGAAAAATTTCCTACCGCTTCTTATGAAATTACCAAAGTAACCAAAAATGCAGCTGGAGATTACAACACGCTTTTAGAAGGAAATCTTACGATTAAAGGCATCACAAAACCAGTTCAGTTTAAAGCAAATGTAACGGTAGCTGACGGAAATGTAAGCATTGCAAGTGAACCAACAGATATTAACAGAGAAGATTTCGGGTTGAAATTTGAACTTCCTCTAGAAAATGGTTTGCTAAACAAAGAAATTAATCTTCAGATTTTGGTAAAAGCTTTAGAAAGCAAGTAA
- the pheS gene encoding phenylalanine--tRNA ligase subunit alpha encodes MLDKIDELLKEVQGFTSTNKDEIEQFRIKFNGKKGILNDFFEKFKEVPNEQKKEFGQKINTLKQAVNTKLEELKEATSSQIIIEKEDLTKPAFPLELGSRHPINLVKGRIIEIFKSIGFAVSDGPEIEDDWHNFTALNLPEYHPARDMQDTFFIEQNPDVLLRTHTSSVQIRHMEENQPPIRILSPGRVFRNEAISSRSHCIFHQIEGLYIDENVSFADLKQTLQFFTTELFGKSKIRMRPSYFPFTEPSAEVDVYWGLNSETDYRITKGTGWLEIMGCGMVDPAVLKNVNIDADKYSGYAFGMGIERIVMLLYQLGDIRMFFENDKRMLEQFGHL; translated from the coding sequence ATGTTAGATAAGATAGATGAGTTATTGAAAGAAGTGCAAGGTTTTACTTCTACTAACAAAGACGAAATTGAACAATTTCGTATCAAATTCAATGGGAAAAAGGGAATTTTAAATGATTTTTTCGAAAAATTTAAAGAAGTTCCGAATGAACAGAAAAAAGAATTTGGTCAAAAAATCAATACACTCAAACAAGCCGTGAATACTAAGTTAGAAGAGTTGAAAGAAGCTACTTCTAGCCAAATTATTATCGAAAAAGAAGACCTTACGAAACCTGCTTTTCCGTTGGAATTGGGTTCTCGTCATCCTATTAATTTAGTAAAAGGCAGAATTATTGAGATTTTTAAATCTATTGGTTTTGCAGTTTCTGATGGACCAGAAATAGAAGATGATTGGCACAATTTTACTGCGCTTAATTTACCAGAATATCATCCTGCAAGAGATATGCAAGATACATTCTTTATTGAGCAAAATCCAGATGTTTTATTAAGAACGCATACTTCATCGGTGCAAATTCGTCACATGGAAGAAAATCAGCCGCCAATTAGAATTCTTTCTCCGGGAAGAGTTTTCCGTAACGAAGCGATTTCTTCTCGTTCACACTGTATTTTCCACCAAATAGAAGGTTTATATATTGATGAAAACGTGAGTTTTGCAGATTTGAAACAAACTTTACAGTTTTTCACTACAGAACTTTTCGGAAAATCAAAAATCAGAATGAGACCTTCTTATTTTCCTTTTACAGAACCAAGTGCAGAAGTAGATGTTTATTGGGGATTGAATTCTGAAACCGATTACAGAATTACCAAAGGAACCGGTTGGTTAGAAATTATGGGTTGCGGAATGGTAGATCCTGCCGTTCTTAAAAATGTAAATATCGATGCGGATAAATACTCTGGTTACGCATTCGGAATGGGAATTGAGAGAATCGTAATGTTGCTTTATCAATTGGGAGACATCAGAATGTTTTTCGAAAATGATAAGAGAATGCTAGAGCAATTCGGGCATTTATAA
- a CDS encoding DUF3575 domain-containing protein yields the protein MRKLLLGTLFLLSLSMNAQEDDTQRRNIIKTNVTAFAFKNFQLNYERVFTKTFSLSVSYGMIPEGKLPFSSLLPNDSEVNLEEVELGGSNATLETRFYLGKKGYGHGFYLAPYYRYSTFKVSNFTETIDVEINGVVYDTVDVTFKGNSTAHSAGLLIGAQWFLGKKDNFVLDAWFLGAHYGTSTGDLDGITDRTLTSVEQQQVQDELDNLDIPVVKYKATVNANGANLKVDGPWAGLRAGISLGYRF from the coding sequence ATGAGAAAACTACTATTAGGAACATTATTTTTACTGAGTTTAAGTATGAATGCTCAGGAAGATGACACGCAAAGAAGAAACATTATCAAAACCAATGTTACTGCATTTGCTTTTAAGAATTTTCAATTGAATTATGAAAGAGTTTTTACCAAAACATTTTCACTGTCTGTAAGTTATGGAATGATACCAGAAGGTAAATTGCCATTTTCTTCACTTTTACCCAATGATAGTGAGGTGAATTTAGAAGAAGTAGAACTCGGTGGAAGCAATGCTACTTTAGAAACCAGATTTTATTTAGGAAAAAAAGGTTATGGTCATGGTTTTTATTTAGCTCCTTATTATAGATATTCTACCTTCAAAGTTTCAAATTTTACAGAAACCATAGATGTGGAAATCAATGGAGTAGTGTATGATACCGTAGACGTTACTTTCAAAGGAAATTCTACAGCTCACAGTGCAGGTTTGTTAATCGGTGCGCAATGGTTTTTAGGCAAAAAAGATAATTTCGTTTTAGATGCATGGTTTTTAGGTGCTCATTATGGAACATCAACCGGAGATTTAGATGGTATTACAGATAGAACATTAACTTCAGTTGAGCAACAGCAAGTTCAGGATGAATTAGACAACTTAGATATTCCAGTGGTAAAATACAAAGCTACTGTAAATGCAAATGGTGCTAATCTAAAAGTAGACGGACCTTGGGCTGGTTTAAGAGCAGGGATTTCTTTAGGTTACAGATTTTAA
- a CDS encoding sulfate/molybdate ABC transporter ATP-binding protein, translated as MLLNVRNLYFGYKPGTLLFRNINLSVEKGKIIALAGESGCGKSTLLNIIYGLFDWQSGEIYLEDERLFGPKGNIVPGELGMKLVSQNYDLMPYLTVSENIGKFISNTNLSEKKQKIQELLQVVGLEDYAHVLPKNLSGGQQQRVAIARALSVMPKLLLLDEPFSNLDYSRKMELRERLFNYAKEHELSVMISTHEIQEILPWTDQIIVLQEGRLIQNDNAEETFRNPYNAYVAKLLGEVNTISEEEKSVLNVSKNYFFPHQIKITENGLDAQIVESRFAGNHYWNKILVHNIPLVMYSENKLEGNIKVEIKD; from the coding sequence ATGCTTTTGAATGTTAGAAACTTATATTTCGGTTACAAACCCGGAACTTTACTTTTCAGAAATATCAATCTTTCTGTAGAAAAAGGTAAAATTATTGCTTTGGCTGGCGAATCTGGCTGTGGAAAATCTACTCTTCTTAATATTATTTACGGTTTGTTTGATTGGCAAAGCGGAGAAATTTATTTGGAAGACGAAAGACTTTTCGGACCGAAAGGAAACATTGTTCCAGGAGAACTCGGCATGAAGTTGGTTTCTCAAAATTATGATTTAATGCCTTATCTTACTGTTTCCGAAAATATTGGGAAATTTATTTCTAACACCAATCTTTCCGAGAAAAAGCAAAAAATTCAGGAACTTTTACAAGTAGTTGGACTAGAAGATTACGCTCATGTTTTGCCAAAAAATTTAAGTGGTGGTCAGCAACAGCGAGTTGCGATTGCGAGAGCGCTTTCTGTAATGCCAAAACTGCTTTTATTAGATGAACCTTTCAGCAATTTGGATTATTCCAGAAAAATGGAATTGAGAGAGCGTTTGTTTAATTATGCTAAAGAACATGAACTTTCTGTGATGATTTCTACTCACGAAATTCAAGAAATTCTTCCTTGGACAGACCAAATTATTGTACTACAAGAAGGAAGATTGATTCAAAATGACAACGCTGAAGAAACTTTCAGAAATCCTTATAATGCTTATGTAGCAAAACTTCTGGGCGAAGTAAATACCATTTCCGAAGAAGAAAAATCTGTACTCAACGTTTCTAAAAATTATTTCTTCCCGCATCAAATTAAAATCACCGAAAATGGTTTAGATGCTCAAATTGTAGAAAGCAGATTTGCAGGAAACCATTATTGGAACAAGATTTTAGTTCATAATATTCCGCTTGTTATGTATTCAGAAAACAAATTGGAGGGAAATATTAAGGTTGAGATTAAGGATTAG
- a CDS encoding zinc ribbon domain-containing protein YjdM, with translation MSELMPCPKCGSEFTYEQDNLLVCSQCFHEFDPAEVGAEDKIFDSNGNELQNGDSVVVIKDLPVKGAPKPVKAGTKVKNIRLRPGSDHNIDCKIDGFGAMALKSEFVKKA, from the coding sequence ATGAGTGAATTAATGCCTTGCCCAAAATGTGGAAGCGAATTTACCTACGAACAAGACAATCTTTTGGTTTGCAGTCAATGTTTCCACGAGTTCGATCCTGCAGAAGTAGGTGCAGAAGATAAAATTTTCGATAGCAACGGAAATGAATTGCAAAATGGTGATTCTGTGGTAGTTATTAAAGATTTACCAGTAAAAGGAGCGCCAAAACCTGTAAAAGCTGGAACTAAGGTGAAAAATATTAGATTAAGACCAGGTTCAGATCACAATATCGATTGTAAAATAGATGGTTTCGGAGCAATGGCATTGAAGTCTGAATTTGTGAAGAAAGCTTAA